A genomic region of Acidobacteriota bacterium contains the following coding sequences:
- a CDS encoding Nif3-like dinuclear metal center hexameric protein, which produces MGAHSGTVERDRLVADLDVFLEADQGTDYCPNGLQVQGASKIHKIVTGVSACRELFERAAAAGAQAVLVHHGVFWRGDPYPITGMQYGRIRALLAADLNLIAYHLPLDRHPEVGNNALAARALGLEDLEPFAFHDGLPTGFQGRFPEAITAEELVRRAKALYAQAPLHLGTGPDRVRTLGIVSGGAQRDLFKAIDEGLDAFLTGEVSEWVTNTARECGIHYLAAGHHATERIGIRTLGEWVAERYGVDVEFIDVPNPV; this is translated from the coding sequence TTGGGCGCCCACTCCGGCACCGTAGAGCGCGACCGCCTCGTCGCCGATCTCGATGTCTTCCTGGAGGCCGACCAGGGCACGGACTATTGCCCCAACGGCCTCCAGGTCCAGGGCGCCTCGAAGATCCACAAGATCGTCACCGGGGTCTCGGCCTGCCGCGAACTCTTCGAGCGCGCGGCAGCGGCCGGGGCCCAGGCGGTTCTGGTGCACCACGGCGTCTTCTGGCGCGGAGACCCCTACCCCATCACCGGCATGCAGTACGGGCGCATCCGCGCCCTGCTCGCCGCCGACCTCAACCTGATTGCCTACCACCTCCCCCTCGACCGCCATCCCGAGGTCGGCAACAACGCCCTGGCCGCCCGCGCCCTGGGCCTCGAAGATCTCGAGCCCTTCGCCTTCCACGACGGCTTGCCGACGGGTTTCCAGGGACGGTTCCCAGAGGCCATCACCGCCGAAGAGTTGGTGCGTCGGGCCAAAGCCCTCTACGCACAAGCCCCCTTACATCTCGGCACAGGCCCCGATCGAGTCCGCACCCTCGGCATCGTCAGCGGCGGCGCCCAGCGCGACCTCTTCAAAGCCATCGACGAGGGCCTGGACGCCTTCCTCACCGGTGAGGTCAGCGAGTGGGTCACCAACACCGCCCGCGAGTGCGGAATCCACTATCTCGCTGCCGGCCATCACGCGACCGAGCGCATCGGCATCCGGACCCTCGGCGAATGGGTCGCCGAACGCTATGGCGTGGACGTCGAATTCATCGACGTGCCGAATCCGGTCTGA
- a CDS encoding bifunctional oligoribonuclease/PAP phosphatase NrnA yields MFSPAPRDLVERIRDGQRFLLTSHIHPDGDAIASGVALARLLRSQGKGATLWYRDTPPKIYRAVPGVDRIHLGEAPPAGFPKSFDALIVLECPSPERSGLEEQFGKLPLLNIDHHLGNQYYGSVNWVEPSAPSVGEMVYRLARTMKLAIDEQTANALFLTLVTDTGGFRFSNATAAAFEAAADLVRDGAQPPLVSKWVYESQPEGMMRLLAEMLQTLELHASDRIALVRLEPEMFERAGAEAGDAEGLIDFPRSIAGVDAVALIRRRGEGEYKISLRSRGTIDVEKIARRHDGGGHHNAAGLVIEASFDEVRRTLLDELTSALEASGAGEEE; encoded by the coding sequence ATGTTCAGCCCCGCTCCACGCGACCTCGTCGAGCGCATTCGCGACGGCCAGCGCTTCTTGCTGACCAGCCACATCCATCCCGACGGCGACGCCATCGCCTCCGGCGTGGCGCTCGCCCGGCTGCTGCGCAGCCAGGGAAAGGGAGCCACCCTGTGGTACCGCGACACGCCGCCCAAGATCTACCGGGCGGTGCCTGGCGTGGACCGAATCCACCTCGGTGAAGCGCCCCCAGCGGGCTTTCCGAAGAGCTTCGACGCGTTGATCGTGCTCGAGTGCCCCAGCCCGGAACGGTCCGGCCTGGAGGAACAGTTCGGGAAGCTCCCGCTTTTGAATATCGACCACCACCTGGGCAACCAGTACTACGGATCGGTCAACTGGGTGGAGCCGTCGGCACCGTCCGTCGGCGAGATGGTCTACCGGCTGGCTCGCACGATGAAGCTGGCGATCGATGAGCAGACCGCCAATGCCCTGTTCCTGACCCTGGTGACGGACACCGGCGGTTTCCGCTTCTCGAACGCCACCGCCGCAGCCTTCGAGGCGGCGGCGGATCTGGTGCGCGACGGCGCCCAGCCGCCGTTGGTCTCGAAATGGGTCTATGAAAGCCAGCCGGAGGGCATGATGCGCCTGCTGGCGGAGATGCTCCAAACCCTCGAACTGCACGCCAGCGACCGCATCGCACTGGTTCGCTTGGAGCCGGAGATGTTCGAACGGGCTGGCGCCGAGGCCGGCGACGCCGAGGGGTTGATCGACTTCCCACGCTCGATCGCCGGAGTCGATGCGGTGGCCCTGATCCGCCGCCGGGGCGAAGGCGAGTACAAGATCTCGCTGCGCAGCCGGGGGACCATCGATGTCGAGAAGATCGCCCGCCGGCACGACGGAGGCGGCCACCATAACGCCGCCGGTCTGGTGATTGAAGCGTCCTTCGATGAGGTTCGCCGCACTCTGCTCGACGAACTCACTTCTGCCCTCGAAGCGAGCGGCGCGGGAGAGGAAGAGTGA
- the metG gene encoding methionine--tRNA ligase produces MSRFYVTTPIYYVNGMPHIGHIFTTVVADTLARYRRSRGQEVRFLTGTDEHGQNIERAAENEGIRPIELADRIVERYHELWKILDISHEDFVRTTEDRHARGVEEMIQRLVAAEDLYTARHEGWYCPSCETFYTDKELVPENRCPVHETAAEWHSEENIFFRLSNYQQPLLDLFEQHPEFVQPGTRLNEVRSFVESGLRDLSVSRAGLTWGIPFPEHEGQTVYVWLDALTNYISALGFGSEATDLYDTFWQGGDERLHLVGKDILRFHAVYWPAFLMSAGLPLPTTVWAHGWWLLDKKKVSKSVGNVVRPDALIERFGADSLRYFLLREMVFGQDAQFSDEGFIERYNSDLANTLGNTVSRLVTLSRRAFGGQTPPLSCDDNPLIGAAEEAVVGFHQAMGELAFSRALESLWKLLSQANQYIVEREPWKMIKDESKRDALARVLWNGLEATRIATTALLPFMPQVAPKVLAAIAGDAENGDLDWGGTPVDAELPESGPLFPRIDQKAYLAEIAAAAEAESSNEQARQQAAEMEEPSDEGLIKIDQFFESELRVGTVKLAEAVPKSNKLLRLEIDLGEETLRQVVAGIAKQYAPEDLVGTQVVVVANLAPAKLMGVQSRGMVLAATVDGQPVVIRPETPVENGTRVS; encoded by the coding sequence ATGAGTCGTTTCTACGTCACCACCCCGATCTACTACGTCAACGGCATGCCCCACATCGGGCATATCTTCACCACCGTCGTGGCCGACACCCTGGCGCGCTACCGGCGCTCTCGGGGGCAGGAAGTGCGCTTCCTCACCGGCACCGACGAGCACGGCCAAAACATCGAGCGCGCGGCGGAGAACGAGGGCATCCGGCCGATCGAGCTGGCGGACCGCATCGTAGAGCGCTACCACGAGCTGTGGAAGATCCTGGACATCTCGCACGAAGATTTCGTGCGCACCACCGAGGACCGCCATGCCCGCGGCGTCGAGGAGATGATCCAGCGGCTGGTGGCGGCGGAGGATCTCTATACCGCCCGCCACGAGGGTTGGTACTGCCCCTCCTGCGAGACCTTCTACACGGACAAGGAACTGGTGCCGGAGAACCGCTGCCCGGTGCACGAGACGGCGGCCGAGTGGCACTCCGAGGAGAACATCTTCTTTCGCCTGTCGAATTACCAGCAGCCGCTGCTGGACCTGTTCGAGCAGCATCCGGAGTTCGTGCAGCCTGGCACGCGATTGAACGAGGTGCGGTCCTTCGTCGAGTCGGGCTTAAGGGATCTCTCCGTCAGCCGGGCGGGTCTCACCTGGGGAATCCCCTTCCCGGAGCACGAGGGACAAACCGTCTACGTATGGCTCGACGCCCTGACCAACTACATCAGTGCCCTGGGCTTCGGCAGCGAGGCGACGGACCTCTACGACACGTTCTGGCAGGGCGGTGACGAGCGCCTGCACCTGGTCGGCAAGGATATTCTGCGCTTCCATGCGGTCTATTGGCCGGCCTTCCTGATGTCCGCCGGCCTGCCGCTACCGACCACCGTCTGGGCTCACGGTTGGTGGCTCCTGGACAAGAAAAAGGTCTCCAAGTCCGTCGGCAACGTGGTGCGGCCGGACGCCTTGATCGAACGTTTCGGGGCCGACAGCCTGCGCTACTTCCTGCTGCGGGAGATGGTCTTCGGCCAGGACGCCCAGTTCTCCGACGAAGGGTTCATCGAGCGCTACAACAGCGATCTGGCGAACACCCTGGGCAACACCGTGAGCCGGCTGGTGACCCTGTCGCGCCGCGCCTTCGGCGGCCAGACGCCGCCGCTCTCCTGCGACGACAATCCGCTGATCGGCGCGGCCGAAGAAGCGGTCGTCGGCTTCCACCAGGCGATGGGGGAGTTGGCCTTCAGCCGAGCCCTGGAGAGCCTGTGGAAGCTCCTTTCCCAGGCCAACCAGTACATCGTCGAGCGCGAGCCCTGGAAGATGATCAAGGACGAGTCAAAGCGCGACGCCCTGGCTCGGGTGCTGTGGAATGGCCTGGAAGCCACCCGCATCGCCACCACGGCGCTGTTGCCCTTCATGCCGCAGGTCGCACCCAAGGTGCTGGCCGCCATCGCGGGCGATGCCGAGAACGGTGACCTCGACTGGGGTGGCACCCCGGTGGACGCCGAGTTGCCGGAGAGCGGACCGCTCTTTCCACGCATTGACCAGAAGGCGTACCTGGCGGAGATCGCCGCTGCCGCGGAGGCGGAATCATCGAACGAGCAGGCGAGGCAACAGGCGGCCGAGATGGAGGAGCCCTCCGACGAAGGGCTGATCAAGATCGACCAGTTCTTCGAATCGGAACTGAGGGTCGGTACCGTCAAGCTGGCCGAGGCGGTACCGAAGTCCAACAAGCTGCTGCGTCTGGAAATCGATCTCGGCGAGGAGACGCTTCGTCAGGTGGTGGCCGGCATCGCCAAGCAGTATGCGCCGGAAGACCTGGTGGGTACTCAGGTGGTGGTGGTCGCGAACCTCGCTCCGGCGAAGCTGATGGGGGTCCAGTCTCGCGGCATGGTGCTGGCCGCCACCGTCGACGGCCAGCCAGTGGTCATCCGCCCGGAGACGCCGGTCGAGAACGGGACCCGCGTTTCATGA
- a CDS encoding DUF503 domain-containing protein, which produces MSIHVAVVCMELHLPAARSLKDKRRVIRSLVDRLFKRYRVSVAETGRQELHQSSELTVAVVASSPKDLQKILDNVNALADETSGAVLVRWDPYDASPTTEWVAGDDDALDFDESDFER; this is translated from the coding sequence ATGTCGATTCACGTCGCGGTGGTCTGTATGGAGCTGCACTTGCCGGCGGCTCGCAGCCTCAAGGACAAACGGCGGGTCATTCGCTCACTGGTCGACCGGCTCTTCAAGCGCTACCGGGTCTCCGTCGCGGAAACCGGACGCCAGGAACTCCATCAATCGAGCGAACTGACCGTCGCCGTGGTGGCGAGCAGTCCCAAGGACCTGCAGAAAATTCTCGACAACGTCAACGCCTTGGCGGACGAAACCTCAGGTGCCGTGCTGGTGCGCTGGGATCCCTACGACGCTAGCCCCACCACCGAGTGGGTCGCGGGGGACGACGACGCGCTGGACTTCGACGAATCGGATTTCGAACGCTAA
- the pnp gene encoding polyribonucleotide nucleotidyltransferase — protein sequence MKTTKTIEIGSQSITVETGRMARQADGSCTVRCGDTMVLTTACMDKRNDRPRDFLPLTVEYRENTAAAGRIPGGFFKREGRPSEKEIITCRLTDRPLRPLFPDGYFNETQIISFVMSADGENDPDILAINGASIALVLSEIPFYHPVGAVRVGLIEDEIVFNPTNSERDLADLDLIVVGTEEAVVMVEAAANQVSEQMLLDCIFKGHEEIQKIIHAQHQLYRELGIQKPAWEAPEKYSKDFLEQVRSEFYGTLKGAMQTRGKFEQRDRIKEAVDAYVERIPEEDEERRAQFKVILKSLEEEILADVVLNENQRLDGRSLDEIRQITIETSILPRTHGSALFTRGETQAMVTATLGTSRDAQIIEEYEGESRQKFLLHYNFPPFSVGEVRFLRGPGRREIGHGVLARRALTAVLPDEDDFAYTVRVVSDILESNGSSSMATVCGGSLALFDAGVPIKAPVAGVAMGLIKKGERFAVLTDIAGQEDHFGDMDFKVAGTRDGITALQMDIKITGVNREIMARALEQAHSGRMFLLDKMDDSLPSAREELSRYAPRLYTVEVPREKIRDIIGPGGKTIRSIVEETGCEIDIQDDGRVVIASPDEPSAKHAMELIERLTEMPEVGKVYTGQVRRVEGYGAFVEIMPGTDGLVHISEMAPYHVKEMSDLVSEGDEMEVKVINIDETGKVRLSRKAVIMEAPDYDPAQYAHLQEANAGGGGGNRGGRSDGGRGGRGGRSDGGRGGRGGPRGGRGGNRGGRGGRR from the coding sequence ATGAAAACGACCAAGACCATCGAAATCGGTTCCCAGTCCATCACCGTCGAGACGGGCCGCATGGCCCGCCAGGCGGACGGCTCCTGCACCGTGCGCTGTGGCGACACCATGGTGCTGACCACCGCCTGCATGGACAAGCGGAACGATCGGCCGCGGGACTTCCTGCCCCTGACCGTTGAATACCGAGAGAACACCGCCGCCGCCGGCCGCATCCCCGGCGGTTTCTTCAAGCGTGAAGGCCGCCCGTCGGAAAAAGAGATCATCACTTGCCGCCTGACTGACCGGCCGCTGCGCCCGCTGTTCCCGGACGGCTACTTCAACGAGACCCAGATCATCTCCTTCGTGATGTCCGCCGATGGCGAAAACGATCCGGACATCTTGGCGATCAACGGCGCCTCCATCGCCCTGGTGCTGTCCGAGATCCCCTTCTACCACCCGGTGGGCGCCGTGCGTGTCGGCCTGATCGAAGACGAGATCGTCTTCAATCCCACCAACAGCGAGCGCGACCTCGCCGACCTTGACTTGATCGTCGTCGGCACTGAGGAGGCGGTGGTGATGGTCGAGGCGGCCGCCAACCAGGTGTCCGAGCAAATGCTCCTCGACTGCATCTTCAAGGGTCACGAAGAGATCCAGAAGATCATCCACGCCCAGCACCAGCTCTACCGTGAGCTGGGCATCCAGAAGCCCGCCTGGGAAGCTCCCGAGAAGTATTCCAAGGACTTTCTGGAGCAGGTGCGCTCCGAGTTTTACGGCACCCTGAAGGGCGCCATGCAGACCCGCGGCAAGTTCGAACAGCGGGACCGCATCAAAGAGGCAGTGGACGCCTACGTGGAGCGCATTCCGGAAGAGGACGAAGAGCGCCGCGCCCAGTTCAAGGTGATTCTCAAGAGCCTCGAAGAGGAGATCCTGGCGGACGTAGTGCTCAATGAAAACCAGCGCCTTGACGGCCGGTCTCTCGACGAGATCCGGCAGATCACCATCGAAACCAGCATCCTTCCCCGCACCCACGGCTCGGCGCTCTTCACCCGCGGCGAGACCCAGGCGATGGTCACTGCCACCCTCGGCACCAGCCGCGACGCCCAAATCATCGAGGAATACGAAGGCGAGAGCCGTCAGAAATTCCTCCTCCACTACAACTTCCCGCCCTTCTCCGTCGGCGAAGTGCGCTTTCTGCGCGGCCCCGGACGGCGTGAGATCGGCCACGGCGTCTTGGCCCGTCGCGCCCTGACGGCGGTCCTTCCGGACGAAGATGACTTTGCCTACACCGTGCGGGTGGTCTCCGACATCCTGGAGTCCAACGGCTCATCATCGATGGCGACGGTGTGCGGCGGTTCCCTCGCTCTGTTCGACGCCGGCGTGCCGATCAAGGCGCCGGTGGCTGGCGTCGCCATGGGCTTGATCAAAAAGGGCGAGCGCTTCGCGGTGCTCACCGACATCGCCGGCCAGGAAGACCACTTCGGCGACATGGACTTCAAGGTCGCCGGCACCCGCGACGGCATCACCGCCCTGCAGATGGACATCAAGATCACCGGCGTCAACCGGGAAATCATGGCGCGGGCGCTGGAGCAGGCCCACAGCGGCCGTATGTTCCTGCTGGACAAGATGGACGATTCGCTGCCGTCGGCGCGCGAAGAGCTGTCCCGCTACGCGCCGCGCCTCTACACCGTCGAGGTGCCGCGCGAGAAGATCCGCGACATTATCGGACCGGGAGGCAAGACCATCCGCTCCATCGTCGAGGAAACCGGCTGCGAGATCGACATCCAGGACGACGGCCGGGTAGTCATCGCCTCGCCGGACGAACCCTCCGCCAAGCACGCGATGGAATTGATCGAGCGCCTCACCGAGATGCCGGAGGTTGGCAAGGTCTACACCGGCCAGGTGCGGCGGGTGGAGGGCTACGGCGCCTTCGTCGAGATCATGCCGGGTACCGACGGTCTGGTGCACATCAGCGAGATGGCCCCTTACCACGTCAAGGAGATGAGCGATCTCGTCTCCGAGGGCGACGAGATGGAGGTCAAGGTCATCAACATCGACGAGACCGGCAAGGTTCGTCTGTCTCGCAAGGCGGTCATCATGGAGGCACCGGACTACGACCCGGCCCAGTATGCCCACCTGCAGGAAGCGAACGCGGGTGGCGGCGGTGGCAACCGCGGCGGACGCTCCGACGGCGGCCGTGGTGGACGCGGCGGGCGTTCCGACGGGGGTCGAGGCGGCCGTGGTGGCCCTCGTGGCGGCCGCGGCGGCAACCGCGGTGGACGCGGCGGGCGCCGGTAG
- the rpsO gene encoding 30S ribosomal protein S15, whose amino-acid sequence MAQTTEKKAEIIEEYKLHDYDTGSPEVQVALLTQRIAELTEHFKVHKLDHHGRRGLLKLVGRRRRLLDYMKSKDIERYRTMIERLGLRK is encoded by the coding sequence GTGGCTCAGACCACAGAGAAGAAAGCAGAGATCATCGAGGAGTACAAGCTCCACGACTACGACACCGGATCGCCGGAAGTCCAGGTCGCGCTGTTGACCCAGCGCATCGCGGAACTCACCGAGCACTTCAAGGTTCACAAGCTGGATCACCACGGACGCCGCGGCTTGCTCAAGCTGGTCGGCCGGCGTCGGCGCCTGCTCGACTACATGAAGAGCAAGGACATCGAGCGTTACCGCACGATGATCGAGCGCCTCGGACTGCGGAAGTAG
- the truB gene encoding tRNA pseudouridine(55) synthase TruB, protein MKKHGLLLVDKATDCTSHDVVQQARRILGTRKIGHCGTLDPAATGLLVLTVGAATRLTRFLIRAPKVYEGTIHFGQVTDTYDAEGEMVEEHSTAALTQDLVAQAMASFEGEIDHQAPPYSAKKHQGKKYYELAREGQEIPVETKKVTVWELSPQGPLEDDRIDFVLSSSSGTYARTLAYEVGRAVGTGAHLCRLRRRQVGPFELARALTLDELKGRVQEGVREENLGSAWVPFNEIRLPFGEVTLDVQQERRIQHGQTVLLRGRQESEGDWIKLLGSRRQFLAVGAVTERIGERGVTIVQPKIVFSNLAGC, encoded by the coding sequence GTGAAAAAGCACGGTCTTTTGTTGGTCGACAAGGCCACCGACTGCACCTCTCACGACGTGGTGCAGCAGGCGCGACGCATCCTGGGAACCCGCAAGATCGGCCACTGCGGCACCCTGGACCCGGCGGCTACCGGCCTTCTGGTGCTCACCGTCGGCGCCGCGACACGTCTCACCCGCTTCCTGATCCGGGCGCCGAAGGTGTATGAGGGCACCATCCACTTCGGTCAGGTGACAGATACCTACGACGCCGAAGGCGAGATGGTCGAGGAGCACTCGACGGCCGCCTTGACCCAAGACTTGGTGGCCCAGGCGATGGCCTCCTTCGAAGGCGAGATCGATCACCAGGCGCCCCCCTACTCGGCGAAGAAGCACCAGGGCAAGAAGTACTACGAACTGGCCCGAGAAGGCCAGGAGATCCCCGTCGAGACCAAGAAGGTCACCGTTTGGGAGCTTTCGCCGCAGGGGCCACTGGAGGACGATCGCATCGATTTCGTGCTCTCCAGCTCCTCCGGCACCTACGCCCGCACGCTGGCCTACGAGGTGGGCCGCGCCGTCGGCACCGGCGCCCACTTGTGCCGCTTGCGGCGTCGGCAAGTCGGCCCCTTCGAGCTGGCGCGGGCCTTGACCCTCGACGAACTGAAGGGCCGGGTTCAGGAAGGGGTGCGCGAGGAAAACCTCGGCTCCGCGTGGGTACCCTTCAATGAAATCCGCCTGCCCTTCGGTGAGGTGACCCTCGACGTCCAGCAAGAGCGGCGCATTCAGCACGGCCAGACGGTGCTGCTGCGCGGTCGCCAGGAGAGCGAAGGGGATTGGATCAAACTGCTGGGTTCGCGGCGGCAGTTTCTCGCCGTCGGCGCGGTGACCGAACGCATCGGCGAACGCGGCGTGACCATCGTCCAGCCGAAGATCGTCTTCTCCAATCTAGCAGGCTGCTGA
- a CDS encoding TatD family hydrolase, giving the protein MSEPTSVPGEGLIDSHCHLQSLPPDERERALDAARERGLRGFLVPAIRLSDAETLLDLCHRHDDVWCALGVHPHEASSWAAEDLPALRSLLAEPKAVAVGECGLDFFYDNSPREVQERAMRDQWDLALELDLPVVVHNRDSNEKMLEVFRDPGYVHLKADFHSFAGGLEMARELIARDAYLGLSGMITFNRADNVREVLPELPLDRDLVETDTPYLAPVPYRGKKNQPAYVHEIAQRLADERGEALEETVRRTTENFFRLFSKAAG; this is encoded by the coding sequence GTGAGCGAGCCCACTTCGGTACCCGGCGAGGGATTGATCGACTCCCACTGTCATCTGCAGTCCCTGCCGCCGGACGAGCGCGAACGCGCCCTCGACGCCGCCCGCGAGCGCGGCCTCCGCGGCTTCCTAGTACCGGCCATCCGGCTGAGCGACGCGGAAACCCTGCTCGACCTCTGCCACCGGCACGACGACGTGTGGTGTGCCCTGGGCGTCCATCCGCACGAGGCGAGTTCCTGGGCTGCCGAAGACTTGCCCGCCCTCCGCTCCCTGCTGGCGGAGCCCAAAGCGGTGGCGGTGGGGGAGTGCGGCCTCGACTTCTTCTACGACAACTCACCCCGCGAGGTGCAGGAGCGCGCCATGCGCGACCAGTGGGACCTGGCCCTGGAGCTGGATCTACCGGTGGTGGTGCACAATCGGGATTCCAACGAGAAGATGCTGGAAGTCTTCCGCGACCCAGGCTATGTGCACTTGAAAGCCGACTTCCACTCCTTCGCCGGTGGCCTCGAAATGGCCCGCGAACTGATCGCCCGGGACGCCTACCTCGGCCTCTCCGGGATGATCACCTTCAACCGGGCGGACAACGTGCGCGAAGTCCTGCCGGAACTGCCGCTCGACCGCGACCTGGTCGAGACCGACACCCCCTACCTCGCCCCGGTGCCCTACCGCGGCAAAAAGAACCAACCGGCCTACGTCCACGAAATCGCCCAGCGCCTGGCCGACGAACGCGGCGAGGCGCTCGAAGAGACCGTCCGGCGAACGACCGAGAACTTCTTCCGGCTGTTTTCGAAGGCTGCTGGTTAG